A window of the Sneathiella sp. P13V-1 genome harbors these coding sequences:
- a CDS encoding bifunctional metallophosphatase/5'-nucleotidase produces the protein MFKKALLVSALGCALFVPSLVSAETLSVRSVTPNPLGAFEKLYVLNGNTIANEKMTLDRSPAAVMMKEGETRNVRILHINDIHARLVEYHRKGDAHRMAQIAKIVKDARKSAESNNEAVLFLSIGDEHIGTVWDELLGANEDEFQMSAPYHALSAAGLDVAAVGNHELDKGSALLARAIEQDADFPVLTANLKGSKHNMPWAPAAIGVVNGVRVGIVGLTSVIDTYLETEADPGLKGYNPAVVAANVVSALNDHVDMIVIASHVGYNGKLPGDQTAKYDLKMGDVQIAEAVAKVATKPALLLGGHTHTVLNKDGFSNDTIIKEIPVAQVGEYGRYVGNTTVSLTMGKGGKVTAEYGTGLIATKGRKTETEADYDVDYQKNILDPIKLRLDERLKAPIGRVVKFEGLDDAKVIEDRYVGESAIANFMNDAIVVRSMHWPTGQVDFAAFNATGMRGVDMNGDLTYAEWYSVMPYADEVLVYEMSGAEIKDLVEDNARRILRPEELKKNGGPLDPSNFISRGFQHYSSGIRYEINMGANVMETKAVNITLNGEPIEKVLDKKFKMVFNSYVSHGREGYDGGAIKGLPPEIKGFNLEALRKERAKNTYLLYRGQIIDYIQADAKGVVGPETGAKYDQRVVVRGASVN, from the coding sequence ATGTTCAAAAAAGCTCTATTGGTAAGCGCGTTGGGGTGCGCGTTATTTGTACCATCACTTGTATCCGCTGAAACACTTTCCGTCCGCTCTGTGACGCCAAACCCACTTGGCGCTTTCGAAAAACTCTATGTTTTGAACGGCAATACGATTGCTAATGAAAAAATGACGTTGGACCGCTCTCCTGCCGCGGTGATGATGAAGGAGGGGGAGACACGTAACGTTCGTATCCTTCATATAAACGATATCCATGCACGATTGGTGGAATATCACCGTAAAGGTGATGCGCATCGCATGGCGCAAATTGCGAAAATCGTCAAGGACGCGCGGAAATCTGCAGAAAGCAATAACGAGGCGGTTCTGTTCCTCAGCATCGGAGATGAGCATATCGGCACTGTCTGGGACGAACTTCTTGGGGCAAATGAAGATGAGTTTCAAATGAGCGCACCTTACCATGCCTTATCTGCCGCAGGTCTTGATGTGGCTGCAGTTGGAAACCATGAGTTGGATAAAGGATCCGCGCTGCTGGCACGCGCTATCGAACAGGATGCAGATTTCCCTGTGCTGACAGCGAACTTGAAGGGGTCTAAACACAACATGCCATGGGCACCCGCTGCCATAGGTGTTGTGAATGGCGTGCGCGTTGGAATAGTCGGATTGACATCTGTTATTGATACCTACCTTGAGACTGAAGCCGACCCAGGACTTAAAGGCTACAATCCCGCGGTGGTGGCTGCAAATGTGGTGAGTGCGCTAAATGATCATGTAGATATGATCGTGATTGCAAGTCATGTTGGATATAACGGCAAATTGCCCGGTGATCAGACGGCAAAATATGATCTGAAAATGGGTGATGTTCAAATCGCGGAGGCGGTTGCTAAAGTCGCAACTAAACCTGCATTGCTTCTTGGCGGTCACACCCATACTGTTCTAAACAAGGACGGCTTTAGCAACGATACGATTATTAAAGAAATTCCAGTTGCTCAGGTCGGTGAATATGGGCGTTACGTTGGTAACACAACCGTCTCTCTAACGATGGGCAAGGGCGGCAAAGTTACTGCTGAATATGGCACCGGCCTCATTGCGACCAAAGGCCGTAAAACTGAAACTGAAGCCGACTATGATGTAGACTATCAGAAAAATATTCTGGATCCTATCAAGCTACGTCTGGATGAACGACTGAAAGCACCTATTGGCAGGGTTGTGAAGTTTGAAGGTCTCGACGATGCCAAGGTTATTGAAGATCGTTATGTGGGCGAGAGTGCCATTGCAAACTTTATGAATGATGCCATTGTCGTACGAAGCATGCATTGGCCAACAGGTCAGGTGGATTTCGCCGCTTTCAATGCCACAGGTATGCGCGGCGTTGATATGAACGGCGACCTCACATATGCGGAATGGTACAGCGTGATGCCTTATGCGGATGAAGTGCTTGTTTACGAAATGAGTGGTGCCGAAATTAAGGACCTCGTGGAAGATAACGCACGCCGTATCCTGCGCCCAGAAGAGCTTAAAAAGAATGGTGGACCGCTTGATCCTTCTAACTTCATTTCACGGGGATTTCAGCATTACTCTTCTGGTATTCGCTATGAGATCAATATGGGCGCCAATGTCATGGAAACCAAGGCTGTCAATATTACCCTAAATGGTGAGCCGATTGAAAAGGTCTTGGATAAGAAATTCAAGATGGTCTTTAATTCATACGTATCGCACGGACGTGAAGGGTATGATGGCGGTGCCATTAAAGGTCTGCCGCCTGAAATCAAAGGCTTCAACCTTGAAGCACTACGAAAA
- a CDS encoding iron-containing alcohol dehydrogenase, translated as MATITYPNHMEIDHGAIKKIGMALEKNGIKRPLICTDKGIIAAGLYDTLRNAIPNDVEFTTFDGTPPNPTEVAVKDALALYRENNCDGIISIGGGSSIDLGKGVALSVDHEGPIGNWSTVKGGRDSIGACPPIIAIPTTAGTGSEVGGGSVIITEEGHKVVIASPELLPKMAICDPDLTLGLPPILTAATGMDAMAHCIEAYLTPVINPPAAAIGLDGLERVVTYLKRAVEDGQDKEARWHMMMAASEGAMAFAKGLGAVHSMSHAVGADPVLKAHHGTLNAILLPTVLRFNAPHVPEKMKKIKAAMGLSNQDDISDWILSYSISLGLPRNLSEIGVTKEMLPGFAEHCMTDACHFSNPVQPTVDEYISMYMDALNQ; from the coding sequence ATGGCAACAATCACCTATCCAAATCATATGGAAATTGATCATGGTGCGATTAAGAAAATTGGAATGGCACTGGAAAAGAACGGCATCAAACGCCCTTTGATTTGTACCGACAAAGGCATTATTGCGGCAGGGCTCTATGATACCTTAAGAAACGCCATTCCAAACGATGTGGAATTTACAACCTTCGACGGCACGCCCCCTAACCCCACCGAAGTCGCTGTGAAAGACGCTCTCGCGCTTTATCGGGAGAATAACTGCGACGGCATCATTTCAATTGGCGGCGGCTCGTCCATCGACCTTGGCAAAGGTGTTGCGCTTTCTGTTGATCATGAAGGTCCCATCGGGAATTGGTCCACCGTAAAAGGCGGGCGTGACAGCATTGGAGCATGCCCTCCAATCATTGCAATTCCAACGACGGCAGGAACCGGAAGTGAAGTTGGTGGAGGTTCCGTTATCATAACCGAAGAAGGCCATAAAGTGGTGATCGCAAGTCCTGAATTGTTACCCAAAATGGCTATTTGCGATCCAGATCTGACCTTGGGCCTACCTCCCATTCTTACCGCTGCAACAGGTATGGATGCCATGGCGCACTGCATTGAAGCCTATCTCACACCTGTGATTAACCCACCAGCGGCAGCGATTGGTCTTGACGGTCTAGAGCGTGTTGTCACGTATCTAAAGCGCGCGGTTGAGGACGGTCAGGATAAGGAAGCCCGCTGGCATATGATGATGGCAGCAAGTGAAGGAGCAATGGCCTTCGCCAAAGGTCTGGGTGCCGTTCACTCCATGAGCCACGCTGTTGGTGCGGACCCGGTTTTGAAGGCACACCACGGAACTTTGAACGCTATTCTTCTTCCAACGGTTTTGCGGTTCAATGCTCCACATGTTCCGGAGAAAATGAAAAAGATCAAGGCGGCAATGGGGTTAAGTAATCAGGATGATATTTCTGATTGGATTTTAAGTTACAGCATCTCTCTTGGGCTTCCTCGAAATCTATCTGAGATTGGTGTCACCAAAGAGATGCTACCGGGGTTTGCAGAGCATTGCATGACCGATGCCTGCCATTTCTCTAACCCGGTGCAGCCTACTGTGGATGAATATATCTCTATGTATATGGATGCCTTAAACCAGTAA
- a CDS encoding haloalkane dehalogenase: protein MKYEKKTVSVLGKEIAYIEAGDPSKDPIVFLHGNPTSSYLWRDVIPELEGVGRCIAPDLLGMGNSEKLPASEGADRYTFEKHYEYLEATLAALGVEKNVTLVIHDWGSALGFHWANKHKDAIKAIAYMEGIVRPVTWDEWPEAARGIFKGFRSENGEDLVIHRNAFIEKVLPNSIIRDLTEEEMNAYRAPFLKEEDRQPTLNWPRQIPIDGEPENLVKIVDDYANWLAQDESIPKLFINAEPGSILVGPQREFCRSWPNQKEVTVKGLHFIQEDSPSEIGSAVKEFLGNL from the coding sequence ATGAAATACGAAAAGAAAACTGTTTCCGTGCTGGGGAAGGAAATCGCATATATTGAAGCAGGTGATCCCTCGAAAGATCCCATTGTCTTTCTACATGGCAACCCAACCTCCAGCTACTTATGGCGGGACGTCATTCCAGAACTTGAAGGAGTTGGGCGCTGTATTGCCCCTGACCTTCTAGGCATGGGGAATTCAGAGAAACTGCCTGCTTCAGAAGGGGCAGATCGCTATACTTTTGAAAAGCACTACGAATATCTGGAAGCGACGTTGGCTGCTCTTGGTGTGGAAAAGAATGTCACCTTGGTAATTCATGACTGGGGAAGTGCACTAGGTTTCCATTGGGCCAACAAACACAAAGACGCTATTAAGGCCATTGCCTATATGGAAGGGATTGTCCGCCCCGTCACATGGGACGAATGGCCGGAGGCAGCGCGAGGTATCTTTAAAGGCTTCCGTTCTGAGAATGGCGAAGATCTTGTGATCCATAGAAATGCGTTTATTGAAAAAGTCCTTCCAAATTCAATCATTCGCGATCTTACAGAAGAAGAAATGAACGCCTATCGGGCCCCGTTCCTTAAAGAAGAAGATCGTCAGCCAACGCTTAACTGGCCACGTCAGATCCCAATTGATGGCGAGCCAGAAAATCTTGTGAAAATCGTCGATGATTATGCAAATTGGTTGGCTCAAGATGAGAGCATACCGAAGCTCTTTATCAACGCAGAACCAGGCTCAATCTTAGTAGGGCCACAACGTGAGTTTTGCAGAAGCTGGCCTAACCAAAAGGAAGTGACCGTCAAAGGTCTCCATTTCATTCAGGAAGACAGCCCGTCTGAAATTGGATCTGCTGTTAAAGAATTCCTCGGCAACCTTTAA